In a genomic window of Callithrix jacchus isolate 240 chromosome 22, calJac240_pri, whole genome shotgun sequence:
- the FBL gene encoding rRNA 2'-O-methyltransferase fibrillarin isoform X3, which translates to MKPGGGYHSGGNRGRGRGGKKGNQSGKNVMVEPHRHEGVFICRGKEDALVTKNLVPGESVYGEKRVSIPEGDDKVEYRAWNPFRSKLAAAILGGVDQIHIKPGAKVLYLGAASGTTVSHVSDIVGPDGLVYAVEFSHRSGRDLINLAKKRTNIIPVIEDARHPHKYRMLIAMVDVIFADVAQPDQTRIVALNAHTFLRNGGHFVISIKANCIDSTASAEAVFASEVKKMQQENMKPQEQLTLEPYERDHAVVVGVYRPPPKVKN; encoded by the exons GTGGAGGCTACCATTCTGGTGGCAACCGGGGTCGTGGTcggggaggaaaaaaaggaaaccagtCGGGGAAGAACGTGATGGTAGAGCCACATCGGCATGAGG GTGTCTTCATTTGTCGAGGAAAGGAAGATGCACTGGTCACCAAGAACCTGGTCCCTGGGGAATCAGTTTATGGAGAGAAGAGAGTCTCGATTCCG GAAGGAGACGACAAGGTCGAGTACAGAGCCTGGAACCCCTTCCGCTCCAAGCTGGCAGCAGCAATCCTGGGTGGTGTGGACCAAATCCACATCAAACCGGGGGCCAAGGTGCTCTACCTCGGGGCTGCCTCGGGCACCACTGTCTCCCATGTCTCTGACATCGTCGGTCCG gATGGTCTCGTCTATGCAGTTGAGTTCTCCCACCGCTCTGGCCGTGACCTCATTAACTTGGCCAAGAAGAGGACCAACATTATTCCTGTGATTGAGGATGCTCGGCACCCACACAAATACCGCATGCTCATCG CAATGGTGGATGTGATCTTTGCCGATGTGGCCCAGCCAGACCAGACCCGGATTGTGGCCCTGAATGCCCACACCTTCCTGCGTAATGGAGGACACTTTGTGATTTCCATTAAG GCCAACTGCATTGACTCCACAGCCTCAGCCGAGGCCGTGTTTGCCTCCGAAGTGAAAAAGATGCAACAGGAGAATATGAAGCCACAGGAGCAGTTGACCCTCGAGCCATATGAAAGAGACCACGCTGTGGTCGTGGGAGTGTACAG GCCACCCCCCAAGGTGAAGAACTGA